From one Cyprinus carpio isolate SPL01 chromosome B3, ASM1834038v1, whole genome shotgun sequence genomic stretch:
- the LOC109102361 gene encoding epithelial membrane protein 2-like encodes MLVLLAAIFLLHIACICLLLAATIHNAWWMTDSMSTDIWSRWILIGGNWNYTEIPAHYPKEYLQAVQASSVLACIFCILGLFVFVAQLYTLPKGKRFLFTGAFQLLAWLCIMIAASIYTDIFHKDKEQGWYGASFILAWISVCLTFISCITYFVLRKKTA; translated from the exons atgttggttttactcgCTGCCATCTTCCTTCTTCACATCGCCTGCATCTGTCTGCTGCTGGCTGCCACCATTCATAAC gcttgGTGGATGACCGACTCGATGTCCACTGATATTTGGTCTCGCTGGATCCTGATTGGTGGAAACTGGAACTACACTGAGATTCCTGCTCACTATCCTAAAG AGTATCTGCAGGCGGTTCAGGCCAGCTCTGTGCTCGCGTGCATCTTCTGCATCCTCGGCCTGTTCGTGTTCGTCGCTCAGCTCTACACACTACCTAAAGGAAAGCGCTTCCTGTTCACCGGAGCCTTCCAGCTGCTGGCCT ggctgtgcaTCATGATCGCGGCCTCCATCTACACGGACATCTTCCATAAAGACAAGGAACAGGGCTGGTACGGAGCCTCCTTCATCCTGGCCTGGATCTCCGTCTGTCTCACCTTCATCTCCTGCATCACCTACTTCGTCCTGCGCAAGAAGACGGCGTGA